In the genome of Halobacterium noricense, one region contains:
- a CDS encoding D-2-hydroxyacid dehydrogenase, whose amino-acid sequence MSHPKTLLLHEAPHGGDPDSLAAELKEQTADLGLVRAQNYDDALQHIKTADIVITRKLTNELLGQAENLDWIQALNAGVDSYDLDRIGDMNITLTNASGVHANPIAEQVLGYMLMFERNLNQGLEQQRRREWNHYGGGELRRQTLGVLGVGKIGSRIAQLGSALDMRVLGTKRDTNEIPDSVDEIFPPQETHTVLGRCDYVVVACPLNESTRGSIGLPEFASMKHDSVVINIGRGAVVDQDDLITAIQKSKIRGAALDVTDPEPLPEDSPLWELSNVIITPHMAGSTPHYWERCAEIFSTNYARYLEQNYEEFINRVL is encoded by the coding sequence GTGAGCCACCCAAAGACGCTGCTCTTACACGAAGCACCGCATGGCGGCGATCCAGATTCCCTTGCCGCTGAGCTCAAAGAACAAACTGCGGATCTCGGCCTTGTTCGTGCACAAAATTATGACGACGCCCTACAGCACATCAAAACTGCAGATATCGTTATCACACGCAAGTTGACGAATGAACTCTTAGGCCAGGCAGAGAACCTTGACTGGATACAAGCACTTAACGCGGGAGTCGACAGCTACGATCTCGATCGAATTGGGGATATGAATATCACCCTCACTAATGCATCGGGGGTCCACGCCAATCCCATCGCCGAACAGGTGTTGGGATATATGCTGATGTTCGAGCGAAACCTCAATCAGGGTCTCGAACAACAACGCCGTCGTGAATGGAACCACTACGGCGGTGGCGAACTTCGAAGACAGACGCTTGGCGTTCTTGGCGTTGGGAAAATTGGAAGTCGAATCGCTCAATTAGGATCGGCGCTGGACATGCGTGTTCTCGGGACAAAACGGGATACCAACGAGATACCAGACAGCGTCGACGAAATTTTTCCACCACAGGAGACTCATACAGTACTTGGACGGTGTGATTACGTTGTCGTGGCGTGCCCGCTTAATGAGAGTACACGTGGATCGATTGGCTTACCCGAGTTCGCGTCGATGAAACATGATTCGGTTGTCATCAATATTGGACGTGGCGCCGTCGTCGACCAGGATGATCTCATCACTGCAATTCAGAAGTCAAAAATTCGGGGAGCAGCTCTAGACGTGACTGACCCCGAGCCACTCCCTGAAGACTCACCGCTTTGGGAGCTCTCGAACGTCATTATCACGCCTCATATGGCAGGGTCGACGCCACACTACTGGGAGCGTTGTGCAGAGATTTTCTCGACTAATTACGCCCGGTATCTCGAACAGAATTATGAGGAGTTCATCAATCGTGTACTCTGA
- a CDS encoding thiamine pyrophosphate-binding protein — MVTDSENPEAKRGGEYIYDALVDAGIELLVGLPGTQTLPLDRVVADRDEMDYIMARHETSIPHLAWGYYEASERPAATLTVPGPGDTNTMHGLKNAYNDCVPLVHISADADPEDRGKAPIHEIEPDTYDNVVKANINVEKQVELTRKVEQAIEAALTEPYGPVRLGVPSGILQATFEATPVTISPETVQYDNTENYAAAARELAAAERPVVYVGGGARRSSNGQDIVMRLAKALDAPVVTSYKGKGVFPEDNPRFAGVTAKHLPQGAVKMLESADVVLALGTDFDGVTTSNWSLPMGDTVVHVNLDVDDINAGYQADIPIIDDVGHAGEEILSRMRIASDRVSGWNGTVIGSDIQDEYISHLEAEGLLDDTDISTPSGLRTVREALPRGGIVTTDIGGFRLWSKQVFSAYDQACYITAGSWAGMGVGLPAALGAKAAHPERPVVSLHGDGGLMMCLTELHTAVESNLSIVLVVFNNSDYGIISKSSKIDEYTDGSQFEWASPDFTAIAEGFGCRGVDVDSQSELRTAVKEGMDADVPTVINVDVPADEQSVVDASTYESKLYFEEL; from the coding sequence ATGGTCACGGATAGTGAAAATCCCGAAGCCAAGCGCGGTGGCGAATACATCTACGATGCGTTGGTGGATGCTGGTATCGAATTGCTTGTCGGCCTCCCCGGAACCCAAACGCTTCCGCTTGACCGTGTCGTTGCAGATCGTGACGAGATGGACTACATCATGGCGCGGCACGAAACCTCCATTCCGCATCTCGCGTGGGGGTATTATGAAGCTTCAGAGCGACCAGCAGCTACGTTGACCGTCCCAGGGCCAGGTGATACGAATACGATGCATGGCCTCAAGAACGCCTATAACGACTGCGTGCCGTTGGTCCACATCTCAGCTGACGCCGACCCAGAGGATCGTGGAAAAGCCCCAATCCACGAGATTGAGCCCGATACGTATGATAACGTCGTAAAGGCGAATATAAACGTCGAGAAGCAAGTTGAGCTCACGAGGAAAGTGGAACAAGCTATCGAAGCCGCACTAACGGAACCCTATGGTCCAGTCCGGTTAGGTGTTCCAAGCGGGATCCTCCAAGCGACATTCGAAGCGACACCCGTCACCATTTCTCCAGAGACAGTCCAATACGATAACACCGAAAATTACGCCGCGGCAGCCAGAGAGCTAGCTGCAGCGGAACGGCCAGTTGTCTATGTCGGCGGTGGAGCACGGCGATCATCTAACGGCCAAGATATCGTTATGCGACTGGCAAAGGCGCTTGATGCACCAGTTGTGACCTCATATAAGGGGAAGGGTGTTTTCCCGGAAGATAATCCCCGATTTGCGGGCGTAACTGCGAAACACCTCCCCCAAGGAGCAGTAAAGATGCTCGAATCCGCAGATGTCGTGCTGGCACTCGGCACAGATTTCGACGGCGTCACTACTTCAAACTGGAGTCTCCCGATGGGAGACACGGTTGTTCACGTGAATCTCGACGTCGACGACATTAACGCCGGCTATCAGGCAGACATTCCCATTATCGACGATGTCGGACACGCCGGAGAGGAAATCCTGTCGAGGATGCGGATAGCGAGTGACCGAGTTTCGGGCTGGAACGGAACGGTGATCGGATCGGATATTCAGGACGAGTATATTTCACATTTGGAAGCAGAAGGGCTACTCGACGACACGGATATCTCGACGCCAAGCGGACTTCGGACAGTCCGTGAGGCTCTTCCACGTGGCGGAATCGTCACGACCGATATTGGCGGCTTTCGTCTCTGGTCAAAACAAGTATTTTCAGCGTATGATCAGGCGTGCTACATCACTGCCGGTTCTTGGGCGGGAATGGGTGTCGGCCTCCCCGCTGCATTAGGTGCGAAGGCTGCACACCCGGAGCGCCCAGTCGTCTCACTTCACGGCGATGGCGGACTAATGATGTGTCTGACCGAACTCCATACCGCCGTCGAAAGCAACCTCAGCATCGTCCTAGTGGTATTCAACAACAGTGACTACGGGATCATCAGTAAATCCTCGAAAATCGATGAGTACACGGATGGAAGTCAATTTGAATGGGCGTCCCCAGATTTCACGGCGATCGCCGAGGGATTCGGTTGTCGCGGGGTTGATGTCGACTCACAGAGTGAACTCCGCACTGCCGTCAAGGAGGGTATGGATGCTGATGTACCGACGGTCATCAACGTCG